The following nucleotide sequence is from Roseivirga sp. BDSF3-8.
AAGGGGTTTTCGGATATGAAGGTGCTTTAAAAGTTTTCCGCTGGTGCGGGTGTCTTCTGCCAGTATGGTGTCCACCTCACCCAGTATCCGTACGGCGCGGTAGGTGATATCCTCCAGGTTTCCTATGGGGGTAGGTACTAAATATAATGAAGTGTCCTCCTGCATTACGGCCAAATGTACGGAATTTTTATTGTCCGGTCAGAATCGAAGGACTCTCAAGTTCACACTTACTGTTTTGCTATCTTATCTATTTCCTTGGCTAGTTTGTGGTCTTTGTCAGTGACTTTATCCCCGGCATCGTGAGTGTTCAGTTCAAAGCTAACCGTATTGTATACGTTACTCCAGTTTGGATGATGGTTCATTTTTTCTGCCACAATCGCCACGCTCGACATAAAACCAAAAGCTTCTACAAAGTCGCTGAACTCAAAGGTTTTCTTTAGCTTGTTATCTTCTTCTTTCCACATATCTGTAAATGATTTGATGATTAGAACAGTCATACAACCCCGCCCTGCGGGCTTTGTTCCAACTACCGAAAGGCCTCCACTATGTATTGATAAGGCAGACTTACAGTATCCACACGGATGTTTTGGTAACCAGCATCCTGCAACTCAGTCTTGACCTTTTCCCAGCTTATGCGACGCACATATGCAGATGCTACAGGAAGTTCTTTATCCTTATAATCAACCACTATCACCATACCATCATCTGAAAGGGACTTACGAATATTCTGAAAATACTCCACCCTGTCAAACAGGAAGTAATACGTATTAACGACCAGGGCCACATCTGCCTCCCCTGGCTCGAGGGCTGCACTGTCAGCAGGGGTAAGCCTGATATCTATACGATCAGCAATAGCCTCAGGAACGTCCTGTTTTCTTTCCTCAAGATAGGCCACAAAATCAGGATCTACTTCCAGTGCAATCACCTTCCTGGCCCAACGGGCTAAGCGAAATGTGAAATATCCGGTACCGGCTCCGATATCGGCAACTGTTTTATCAAAAGGAGACTCAATTTTATTAATAACCAACTCAGGGTTTTGCCAAGCATTACGATCAGGATCCTCGTAGGTATCTACGAGAAGGTTAAACATGGTGCTGTCCTCTGCCATCAAATCAGGAGCTGCCTGGCCAGGGGTAGTATCCGGCTTATCAGTTATTGCATTATCAATTGCCAGAGGTAGGGAATCTACTTTAACTTTCTGGATCCGCTCATCCTGTCCTGCCTTTTCATTAGGACCGCATGAGAAAAACCACGCCATAAAAAGCAGCAATTTACTAATGCACAATAGGACTTTTAACCGGTCAGCCATTTGACATATTTACATGAAGGACACCTCCAGGTGCTTCTGTTCGTTAATTTAATTATACAATTCTGCTATATAACCCAGCGAAGTTATTAAATTTGTTTAATAACCTAGCACTAAATTATGACTCCACTGGAACAGAACTACGGGAGGATCGCCTCCACATTCTTTAACATATACTCCCTGTTTCTGATAGACAAGTCTCTTAGAAATGAAGTTTCTCTGAAGTGCCTGGAAAAATGGAGTATGCAGCTAGACGTAGACCCTGCCCGGCTAGAGGAAATAAAACAACAACCGGATTATACTCCGCCTGCTAATAAGCAGCAAGCTTTGGAGAGAGTATACGATCTGGTGTACATGATTTATCTGGATGGAGTAGTTGAAGACGATGAGTTGAAGGTCACCTCTGAGTACGCCGAGAAGCTGGACTTACCTCCTTACATTGTCGGCGACTTACTGAAGGCAATCGTAACAGCTCCGGCTGATGGTATATCGGCTGATGAAGTAAGAAACGAATTGAAAGAGCTTCTTGAAGTTCATCTATAAAAGTAAAAGACGGATGTTTATCCGCCTTTATTATTTTAAAGGGCTATCAGCCCTTCTATTCCTGTAGCCTCTTTATAAATTCTTATAACTTCATCGCTACTTGGCATCATTGCCTTAGTCGTTACGCTGATGTAGTTACCATTTTTACTAGGCTTATTAGTGCTTTCGTTTTTAGGAAAAAGCGCTTCCACTTCCCCCTCTTTTCCTGCCGGCACTATAAATTTAAACATGTATAAGGTTGGCCAGCTAAACTGGTCATCCAGCTTTTGCTGGAAAGAGTCAAAATCAAATTTTCTGGCAGACATATTTGCTTCCTTTCTCTAAACTTGCCTGAAGGAGTTACGACAAACCTCACCCGGAGGTTCTGCATAAGTCCTAACAGCTCTGTATTAAATTAAATTCCTCAATTAGCTGATGCAAAAAAAGAGAGCCACCATATGGCAGCTCTCCTATATAATCGTGTTCTTTTAGCTATTAATAGAACCTGTAACGCTCATCTTCTACATCTGACAGCTCTTTAACTGCGTTTGCAATATCAAATGAGATACGTCCACCACGCTGTTGCGCTATTTCATTGATGTAGTTAGTGTAGTCAGCAATTTCTCCAGCTTCAGTCTTTGCTTCCAGCTTTACGACAAGCACGCCGGTTTCTCCCTGGAATGGCTCACTTACTTCTCCTTCATTCAGTCCGAATATCTTACCAATAGCTACCGGAGCAAACCCTACAGAAGGCAGTGAACTGCTATTCAGCTTGATGTTACTATTAGAATATACCTTCGCATCAGAATATTCCTGAGCCATGGCATCGAGATCTTCGGTATTCAGACTTTCCAGGTTCTCTATTATTTGCTGTGCAGCTTTCTGATCCTGCACTTTCTTTTTCACCTGAATCTCAACATCAGCAAGTGGAGCCAGGCCTTTTTCTGTTTTACCCTTTACGGCAGCGACTACATAATTATCACCTACTTCAAACTCAGCACTTACGTCGCCTACAGAAGCATCGCGGAATGCCCACCGGATAACATTTCTGGCATTGTCTATTGCACCAAGGCGTCTGTCATTCTTACCTACGCGAGGCGCTTTCATTACTCTGAGTCCCTCCTCTTCTGCTGCTTGCACAAATTGGTCGTAATTCTCAACACTGGCAGCAAAACGGCTTGCTCTCATATATGCATCATCCTGAGTCTCCGCAGAGGGAAGTATCTCACGGTTGATCACGCCTACTTTGTAGGCGGCATTACTCTTCAGGTTATTAACTTTGATGATGTGATAGCCGTAGTTAGTTTCTATCAACTCTCCTATCACACCTTCTTCACTGGCATTGAATACAGCATCGTTAAAGGCGGGAACCATTTGACCTTCCGTAAACCAGCCCAGATCGCCGCCATTACTAGCAGAGCCGTCATCGCTGTTCTGTCTGGCCAGGTTAGCAAAGTTTTCTCCGTCCAGGGCTCTTCTCAACAATGTCTGTGCTTCTTCACGAGCAGCAGCATCAGCAGTTTCATCCCCCTGAGTACGAATAAGGATATGACTGGCGCGTGCAGCAGATACTGTATCTTCATATTGGTCAAGAACCTTATACAGAACAAAATTACCCGCATTTAAGTACGGCCCGTAAACCTGGCCATCCTCAAGAGGGGCTTCATCTGCGAGGTTCGCAGGAAGATTGCCCTGATTAAATACTTCTACAGGATTACCTGAATCGGTACGGCCCATAGCATACAGGCTGTCATCTGCTGCATTAGCCCACTCACTCGCTATCTGTGATAGCTCTTCCGTAGCAAGGGCAGAATCCTGGGCAGTAGGCTGAAGGCTGAAAGTTACAAACTCTATAGAGCGTGACTCTTCTACTTCAAAGTCGCTGGGATGTTCCTCAATGTAATGCCTCATTTCCTGCTCCGATACACTCATAGATGAATCTGCAACAGCATAGAATGGCACGTAAAGATATTTAGCCTCTGCCGTGGCAGTTTGTTTGGCATATTCCTCCTTACCCATTGCGGAAGGCACATAATTAGTTTTCAGGAAGAGGTTCTCATATTTCTCTCTAAGCCTGGCAGCCACAATCTCCTGTTCCATCATGGTCCATTGTTGCTGATATTCAGGTGGCAGACTGGCAAGCAGTTGCTTTACTTCTTCTGCACTCTCAACACCGAGCTGCATTTTAACATAGGGATGAATATTTTCACCTTGCACCATGTCAATTTGCTCATCTTCCGTAACCTGAATACCCAGGTCTCTGTATTCACCACCAAAACCATAACGATTGATCATTCTGGTCCAGGTCTGCTCACGCAGAGAGGCCATTTCAGCTTCGGAAGGCTGACGCTGCATACGGCTGCGAAAAGCAGCAATCTGCACGTCAAGCTCTGATTGAAACTCTTCATAGGATATCTCCTTGCCGGCTATTTCGCCGACAGTGCGGTCCTGCCCGCCACCCATGAGTGCTGAATTGGGGCTGAGTAAGTCTCCGCCCAATAGAAACAGGATCAAACCGAAGGCAATAATACCTACTGCCAAACCTGTCTTTTCCCTTATTTTGTTAATTAAAGCCATTTTTTTTGCCGTAAAAGAGCCCGCAAAATAAGAACATTAAAAGGTAAAATC
It contains:
- a CDS encoding DUF493 family protein codes for the protein MSARKFDFDSFQQKLDDQFSWPTLYMFKFIVPAGKEGEVEALFPKNESTNKPSKNGNYISVTTKAMMPSSDEVIRIYKEATGIEGLIAL
- a CDS encoding class I SAM-dependent methyltransferase; the protein is MADRLKVLLCISKLLLFMAWFFSCGPNEKAGQDERIQKVKVDSLPLAIDNAITDKPDTTPGQAAPDLMAEDSTMFNLLVDTYEDPDRNAWQNPELVINKIESPFDKTVADIGAGTGYFTFRLARWARKVIALEVDPDFVAYLEERKQDVPEAIADRIDIRLTPADSAALEPGEADVALVVNTYYFLFDRVEYFQNIRKSLSDDGMVIVVDYKDKELPVASAYVRRISWEKVKTELQDAGYQNIRVDTVSLPYQYIVEAFR
- a CDS encoding 4a-hydroxytetrahydrobiopterin dehydratase, with product MWKEEDNKLKKTFEFSDFVEAFGFMSSVAIVAEKMNHHPNWSNVYNTVSFELNTHDAGDKVTDKDHKLAKEIDKIAKQ
- a CDS encoding peptidylprolyl isomerase, with protein sequence MALINKIREKTGLAVGIIAFGLILFLLGGDLLSPNSALMGGGQDRTVGEIAGKEISYEEFQSELDVQIAAFRSRMQRQPSEAEMASLREQTWTRMINRYGFGGEYRDLGIQVTEDEQIDMVQGENIHPYVKMQLGVESAEEVKQLLASLPPEYQQQWTMMEQEIVAARLREKYENLFLKTNYVPSAMGKEEYAKQTATAEAKYLYVPFYAVADSSMSVSEQEMRHYIEEHPSDFEVEESRSIEFVTFSLQPTAQDSALATEELSQIASEWANAADDSLYAMGRTDSGNPVEVFNQGNLPANLADEAPLEDGQVYGPYLNAGNFVLYKVLDQYEDTVSAARASHILIRTQGDETADAAAREEAQTLLRRALDGENFANLARQNSDDGSASNGGDLGWFTEGQMVPAFNDAVFNASEEGVIGELIETNYGYHIIKVNNLKSNAAYKVGVINREILPSAETQDDAYMRASRFAASVENYDQFVQAAEEEGLRVMKAPRVGKNDRRLGAIDNARNVIRWAFRDASVGDVSAEFEVGDNYVVAAVKGKTEKGLAPLADVEIQVKKKVQDQKAAQQIIENLESLNTEDLDAMAQEYSDAKVYSNSNIKLNSSSLPSVGFAPVAIGKIFGLNEGEVSEPFQGETGVLVVKLEAKTEAGEIADYTNYINEIAQQRGGRISFDIANAVKELSDVEDERYRFY